The Candida dubliniensis CD36 chromosome 5, complete sequence genome has a window encoding:
- a CDS encoding signal recognition particle (SRP) receptor subunit alpha, putative (Similar to S. cerevisiae SRP101;~involved in SRP-dependent protein targetting), whose translation MSQSLIIFKPSGKVEYQLNNKIHPFNEFISSIVNETYTTISLNFTTKTLNNRRFYCYNKDNVYVALYFDSITTIDNDQIKQTLTGILKTFNKLEPESDGDKLKKLVDMQFNNLMKLKQQEKVQEPNITSPVRSGSSTPKKIESKQPANSKKMRKWDNGEIVEANDGKALDYSANQGTIGTEFLPELKIDKSAFTKERDLVLVNELNEILNESDDESESPDQTSGSVGNGFFSKIGSYLGGTINVDEVSKKFREQLISKNITPGTATTIIDKIKTKLSTNKKVTMAVYKQALTDELTKILTPNVSTDLLHDIKRNAELNTRPYVISVVGVNGVGKSTNLAKLAFWFLQNNLNVLICACDTFRSGAVEQLKVHVNNLNRLNEASTNTKSRIDIFEKGYGSGDHVVQTAKQAIQYAGENNFDIVLIDTAGRTHSNAKLMAPLKKFGDAASPNKIIMVGEALVGTDSVEQATNFNKAFGNKRTLDFFIISKVDTVGDLVGTMINMVMATNVPILFVGTGQTYTDIKRLSVKQVVEMLMK comes from the coding sequence ATGTCTCAGTcattgattattttcaaaCCGTCAGGTAAGGTGGAGTATCAGCTCAATAACAAGATTCATCCATTCAATGAATTCATTTCTTCAATAGTCAACGAGACATACACTACCATATCGTTAAACTTCACCACTAAGACATTAAACAACAGACGGTTTTACTGTTACAATAAGGACAACGTATATGTTGCTCTATATTTTGACAgtataacaacaatagacAATGATCAAATTAAGCAAACTTTAACAGGAATTTTAAAGACTTTCAACAAGTTAGAGCCAGAGTCTGATGGTGAtaagttgaaaaaattggtaGACATGCAATTTAATAACTTGATGAAGttgaaacaacaagaaaaagttCAGGAACCCAATATTACAAGTCCTGTGAGAAGTGGCTCAAGTACCCctaaaaaaattgagtCCAAGCAACCagcaaattcaaaaaagatGAGAAAATGGGATAACGGGGAAATAGTAGAGGCAAATGACGGGAAGGCATTGGACTACTCTGCAAATCAGGGCACCATTGGCACTGAATTCTTACCGGAATTAAAGATTGACAAATCAGCGTTTACCAAAGAGCGAGATTTAGTACTTGTGAATGAGTTGAACGAAATCCTCAATGAGTCAGATGATGAAAGTGAACTGCCAGATCAAACTAGTGGATCTGTGGGCAATGGATTCTTTTCTAAAATTGGTTCATATTTGGGTGGGACCATTAATGTTGACGAAGTTTCAAAGAAATTCCGTGAGCAATTGATATCGAAAAACATCACTCCTGGTACAGCAACGACAATTATtgacaaaatcaaaaccaaattatCTACGAATAAGAAAGTTACAATGGCCGTATACAAGCAAGCACTTACAGATGAGTTAACTAAAATATTGACGCCAAATGTCTCCACAGACTTGTTGCATGATATCAAGAGAAACGCTGAGCTTAACACTAGGCCGTATGTTATATCTGTTGTTGGGGTTAACGGTGTTGGCAAGTCGACAAATTTGGCAAAACTTGCCTTCTGGTTTttacaaaacaatttgaacGTATTAATTTGTGCTTGTGATACTTTCAGATCGGGTGCTGTGGAGCAATTGAAAGTCCAtgtaaacaatttaaatcGTTTAAATGAAGCATCAACAAATACCAAATCTAGAATTGACATTTTTGAGAAAGGGTACGGAAGTGGGGATCATGTGGTTCAAACAGCAAAACAGGCTATACAATACGCAGGGGAGAACAATTTTGATATAGTCTTGATAGATACTGCCGGTAGAACTCATTCAAATGCAAAATTAATGGCCCCGTTGAAGAAGTTTGGTGATGCAGCAAGTCCTAATAAGATTATTATGGTTGGTGAAGCCTTGGTTGGTACAGACTCCGTTGAACAAGCCACAAACTTTAATAAGGCCTTTGGTAATAAACGAACTTTggattttttcattatttccAAAGTCGATACGGTTGGTGATTTAGTCGGTACGATGATAAATATGGTCATGGCCACGAATGTTCCTATTTTGTTTGTGGGCACTGGTCAGACGTATACTGACATTAAAAGGTTGAGTGTGAAACAAGTAGTAGagatgttgatgaagtGA
- a CDS encoding AAA family ATPase, putative (Similar to S. cerevisiae YTA7) codes for MGRRGRQRKVIHDEDDDLDHAYDELPSRRATKTVSYKETDEDEDVDEELDGIKGLPDGTVSQDNGMQATELNNEEALDDDAYGEEGQDDFPKSRGRRGRRKRSHIESDDDEFKEDQVEESEDEDLVLSADDEEFIERKRTDNFIVKDDNEWGEDDEEDDGEYGVKPKKRKTSRTRRTKSTSNSTGSRRATRSGRVLDDPDTTLADGTVESEGELDIQKEIAELYDSSPIHGDVEQPHKLRQRTKVDYTIPPPITADFQLEREFRPATPTNVRSRRGRTGAPKSEFRKILYPTAGPFGGSDVISLFGKNIPPGGIPIPGMTGAPNMTAIGQNFSDSDSSEDEIAPINGEATISKKQPKAKKQNIGGPKLITGGSDDSSGKKKKSTLSDTDPLGVDMNIDFSVVGGLDNYINQLKEMVALPLLYPELYQNFAITPPRGVLFHGPPGTGKTLMARALAASCSTSERKITFFMRKGADCLSKWVGEAERQLRLLFEEAKNQQPSIIFFDEIDGLAPVRSSKQEQIHASIVSTLLALMDGMDNRGQVIVIGATNRPDAIDPALRRPGRFDREFYFPLPDLGSRKEILKIHTRKWNPQLPDIFLDRLAQLTKGYGGADLRALCTEAALNSIQRKYPQIYGTNEKLKVNPSKVKVVAKDFMKAIEKIVPSSARSTSSGSAPLSEHLKPLLQSEYQEIIEKLNQLLPNTVGLDGKKKFTALDEAKYLDPTINDEDGGFAKQQLLKNLENSRICRPHLLISGNEGNGQQYLSAAVLNHLEGFQVQSLDLGTMFGEPTRTPESTIVQAFIEARRHQPAILFIPNIDIWFNVLPDPARATLTSLLRGLKSNEKVLLLGISETPIEDLSHEIKLVFGFQSATNNVILHNPQRSDRTEYFATLKKTLLMKPYEFVNDLENRPKRKLKELKVVQNSVDMSNDELNKKKLKEQEYKDTKLKNVLKLKLAGLMDLFKVRYKKFRKPIIDENLLAHLFEPSILENNPFNNYVVQYVRSEDPAHPNMIQELATGKYYYNMDLDLIEERLWNGYYSEPKQFLKDLKMIVKDCIVSGDRERILKANEMMTNAQFGVDDFSTPEFLQACKEVRERDLLKQQKLLEEHKKLQEEWNKKQEELQAQQEEQQQQSADAPNGVLPVSELMNGTTDNPISTNPEAVDENKEPVLENTTENIIEGEQKVISKEAKVEMQENETNVEKDTNGKDISLSLDNVDESESESESESEAEEELNIDSTREVEIDLQELDSITTELLDITEDYNVERLEVCMARLMDIIWKDRNNWNKFGTLENLKQTIKSLEITL; via the coding sequence ATGGGTAGAAGAGGAAGACAAAGAAAAGTCATTCACGACGAAGACGACGATTTAGATCATGCTTATGATGAATTGCCTTCCAGAAGAGCCACTAAAACGGTTTCTTATAAAGAAACAGACGAAGATGAGGATGTGGATGAAGAGTTGGACGGTATAAAGGGTTTACCTGATGGTACTGTACTGCAAGATAATGGTATGCAAGCTAcagaattaaataatgagGAGGCGTTGGATGATGATGCATATGGTGAAGAAGGTCAAGATGATTTCCCCAAACTGAGAGGAAGAAGAGGCCGTAGAAAAAGATCACATATCGAGTCAgacgatgatgaatttaaaGAGGATCAAGTTGAAGAAtctgaagatgaagatcTTGTTCTATCCGCTGACGATGAGGAGTTTATAGAAAGGAAACGAACTGACAATTTTATTGTGAAGGATGATAATGAATGGGGCGAAGACGAcgaagaagatgatggCGAATATGGTGTAAAGCCGAAAAAGCGGAAAACCAGTAGAACTCGAAGGACTAAATCCACCTCAAATTCAACTGGTTCTAGAAGAGCAACCAGGTCTGGTAGAGTTCTCGACGATCCTGATACCACACTCGCCGATGGTACTGTGGAGTCTGAAGGAGAATTAGatattcaaaaagaaatagcTGAATTATATGACTCCTCTCCTATCCATGGAGATGTTGAACAACCACACAAATTGCGTCAACGTACAAAAGTGGACTATACTATTCCTCCTCCAATAACAGCtgattttcaattggaaCGCGAGTTTAGGCCAGCGACTCCCACAAACGTTAGAAGCAGAAGAGGAAGAACCGGTGCTCCCAAAAGCGAGTTTAGAAAAATCTTATATCCAACAGCGGGTCCTTTTGGTGGAAGTGACGTGATTTCGTTGTTTGGCAAGAACATACCGCCTGGTGGGATTCCTATTCCGGGTATGACAGGTGCACCAAATATGACCGCTATTGGTCAGAATTTTAGTGACTCTGATAGTTCTGAGGACGAAATTGCACCAATAAACGGCGAGGCCACGATAAGTAAGAAGCAACCAAAAGCTAAAAAACAGAACATAGGTGGACCCAAATTGATTACTGGTGGTTCTGATGACAGTAGTggcaagaaaaagaaaagcacCCTCAGTGATACAGATCCTTTAGGTGTTGATAtgaatattgatttttcagTAGTTGGTGGTCttgataattatataaatcaattgaaagaaatggTTGCTTTGCCGTTGTTATATCCAGAATTATATCAAAACTTTGCTATTACACCACCTAGAGGTGTTCTTTTCCATGGTCCACCAGGTACTGGTAAGACTTTGATGGCACGTGCATTAGCTGCAAGTTGTTCCACTtcagaaagaaaaattacatTTTTTATGAGAAAAGGTGCTGATTGTTTGAGTAAATGGGTGGGTGAAGCTGAAAGACAATTGCGATTATTGTTTGAAGAAGCTAAGAATCAGCAGCCTTCgattatattttttgatgaaattgatgggTTAGCACCAGTGAGATCTTcaaaacaagaacaaattCATGCAAGTATAGTGTCTACTTTGTTAGCTCTAATGGACGGGATGGATAATAGAGGTCAAGTCATAGTGATTGGAGCCACTAACAGGCCTGATGCAATTGATCCGGCATTAAGAAGACCTGGTAGATTTGATCGTGAGTTTTATTTCCCATTGCCAGACTTGGGATCTAGAAAagagattttgaaaattcaCACAAGAAAATGGAATCCGCAATTGCCAGATATATTTTTGGACCGACTTGCTCAATTAACAAAAGGGTATGGTGGGGCAGATTTACGTGCATTATGTACGGAAGCAGCCCTAAATAGTATACAACGGAAGTATCCTCAGATTTATGGTACCAATGAGAAATTAAAAGTAAACCCATCGAAAGTAAAGGTTGTTGCAAAAGATTTTATGAAAGCGATTGAGAAAATAGTTCCATCTAGCGCAAGATCCACATCTTCGGGATCAGCACCTTTGTCAGAACACTTGAAACCGTTGTTGCAATCCGAATACCAGGAGATCATAGAAAAGTTGAATCAGCTCTTGCCTAACACAGTGGGGTTGGATGGGAAAAAGAAGTTCACTGCTCTTGATGAAGCGAAATATCTTGATCCAACAATTAACGATGAAGACGGAGGGTTTGCCAAGCAACAATTGCTTAAGAATCTAGAAAATTCCAGGATTTGCAGACCACACTTGTTGATAAGCGGTAATGAAGGTAATGGACAGCAATATCTTAGTGCTGCAGTTCTAAATCATTTGGAAGGATTTCAAGTGCAGTCTTTGGATTTAGGAACTATGTTTGGCGAACCAACTAGAACACCAGAGCTGACAATCGTTCAGGCTTTTATTGAAGCCAGACGACACCAACCTGcgattttatttattcctAATATTGACATTTGGTTTAACGTGTTGCCCGACCCCGCAAGGGCCACATTAACTAGTTTATTGCGTGGATTGAAAAGTAACGAAAAAGTGCTTTTGTTAGGGATTTCTGAGACACCAATAGAAGACTTATCAcatgaaataaaattagTGTTTGGATTTCAAAGCGCCACTAATAATGTAATATTACACAATCCACAACGGTCAGACAGAACTGAGTATTTTGCAACCTTGAAGAAAACTCTTTTGATGAAGCCTTATGAGTTTGTCAACGATTTAGAGAATAGAcccaaaagaaaattaaagGAATTGAAAGTGGTTCAGAATAGTGTTGATATGtcaaatgatgaattaaacaagaagaaattaaaagagCAAGAATATAAGGAcaccaaattgaaaaatgtgTTGAAACTAAAACTTGCTGGGCTAATGGATTTGTTTAAAGTTAGATACAAAAAGTTCAGGAAACCAATTATAGATGAGAATTTGTTAGCCCATTTGTTTGAACCATCCATTTTGGAGAATAACCCATTTAACAATTATGTGGTTCAGTATGTAAGATCAGAAGACCCGGCACACCCGAATATGATCCAAGAGTTGGCCACAGGGAAATACTACTACAACAtggatttggatttaattgaagaGAGATTATGGAATGGATACTACAGTGAGCCAAAACAGTTCCTAAAAGATTTGAAGATGATTGTAAAAGATTGCATTGTTTCGGGAGATAGAGAAAGAATATTGAAAGCTAACGAGATGATGACCAATGCACAGTTTGGTGTAGATGATTTTTCTACCCCAGAGTTTTTGCAAGCATGTAAAGAAGTCAGAGAGAGAGATTTgttgaaacaacaaaagcTTTTGGAAGAACATAAGAAGTTGCAGGAAGAATGGAATAAGAAGcaagaagaattacaaGCTCAGCAAGAagagcaacaacagcaatcAGCGGATGCTCCAAATGGTGTATTGCCAGTTTCAGAGCTTATGAATGGCACAACTGATAATCCAATCCTGACCAATCCAGAAGCAGTTGACGAAAATAAAGAACCAGTTCTTGAAAATACTACGGAAAATATCATAGAAGGTGAACAGAAGGTGATCTCTAAAGAAGCTAAGGTGGAAATGCAGGAGAATGAGACAAATGTAGAAAAAGATACTAATGGGAAAGACATTTCCTTGTCATTGGACAATGTGGATGAATCTGAATCTGAATCCGAATCCGAATCCGAAGCGGAAGAAGAGCttaatattgattcaacaagagaagttgaaattgatttacaagaattagATTCAATTACAACAGAGCTTCTTGACATAACTGAAGACTACAACGTCGAAAGACTAGAGGTTTGTATGGCCAGACTTATGGATATAATTTGGAAAGATCGTAATAATTGGAATAAGTTTGGTACTttggaaaatttgaaacaaacaatcaaatctCTTGAAATCACTTTATAG
- a CDS encoding COPII transport vesicle biogenesis protein, putative (Similar to S. cerevisiae YIP1;~In S. cerevisiae: integral membrane protein required for the biogenesis of ER-derived COPII transport vesicles), which produces MAYYQQQMGNPQNMQFYQSNYTYQQPSNAQGTSGMMGSMDSNFGSNIDVSGVMGNGELTPGLLAAFGTSGYPGEPPLLEELGINFQHIRSKTLVVLNPLTKDIPSDIMADSDLAGPILFVLLFGTLLLLAGKVQFGYIYGVGLFGIIGLHYLFKFMSNETTIDLIRSASVLGYCLLPLVLISVLGVVTNLDNLAGYILSAIAVMWCTYSASGFFVSVLKLHNVRPLIAYPLCMFYTVFALMAIFVENVEEK; this is translated from the coding sequence ATGGcttattatcaacaacaaatggGTAACCCCCAAAACATGCAGTTTTACCAGTCGAATTACACCTATCAACAACCATCTAACGCCCAAGGAACTTCTGGTATGATGGGATCAATGGATTCCAATTTTGGCTCTAATATAGATGTGAGTGGAGTGATGGGGAATGGGGAATTGACTCCCGGGTTATTAGCAGCATTTGGTACCTCAGGTTATCCTGGAGAACCACCATTACTAGAAGAATTGGGTATTAATTTCCAGCACATCAGGAGTAAAACATTAGTTGTATTAAATCCATTGACGAAAGATATTCCAAGTGATATAATGGCAGATCTGGATCTTGCTGGCCCTATATTGTTTGTGTTATTATTTGGTACTTTATTACTATTAGCAGGGAAAGTTCAGTTTGGTTACATTTATGGTGTTGGATTGTTTGGAATAATAGGTTTACATTATTTGTTCAAGTTTATGAGTAACGAAACAAccattgatttgatcaGATCGGCGTCTGTACTTGGGTATTGCTTGTTGCCATTAGTTTTGATTAGTGTGTTGGGAGTTGTCACCAATTTGGATAACTTGGCCGGATATATTTTGAGTGCTATAGCTGTGATGTGGTGTACATATTCTGCCAGTGGATTTTTTGTTAGCGTTTTGAAATTGCACAACGTAAGACCATTAATTGCGTATCCTTTGTGCATGTTCTACACTGTTTTTGCATTAATGGCCATATTTGTAGAAAATGTAGAGGAGAAGTAA
- a CDS encoding RNA polymerase II elongation factor, putative (Similar to S. cerevisiae SPT4;~In S. cerevisiae: forms a complex with Spt5p and mediates both activation and inhibition of transcription elongation, and plays a role in pre-mRNA processing; in addition, Spt4p is involved in kinetochore function and gene silencing), producing MSSRSERACMLCGIIQPMKAFIDYGCPNCESLLHYQYNDNKQVQDCTSPSFEGLVALGEDNKGSWVARWLRIDSFTAGLYAVKVNGKLPPSIIAELEEQNVIYRPRDGSAED from the coding sequence ATGTCAAGTAGATCAGAAAGAGCGTGCATGCTCTGTGGGATAATTCAGCCTATGAAGGcttttattgattatgGGTGTCCCAACTGTGAAAGTCTTTTacattatcaatataatgACAACAAACAAGTGCAGGATTGTACTTCGCCATCTTTTGAAGGTTTAGTAGCATTAGGTGAAGATAATAAAGGGTCATGGGTGGCACGATGGTTGagaattgattcatttacAGCGGGATTGTATGCTGTTAAAGTGAATGGGAAATTACCTCCTTCAATAATTGCAGAATTGGAAGAACAAAATGTGATATATCGACCAAGAGATGGATCGGCTGAGGATTAA
- the MSM1 gene encoding mitochondrial methionyl-tRNA synthetase, putative (In S. cerevisiae: involved in mitochondrial protein synthesis) codes for MRFQIKGPFIQFRYKSTKPFYITTPIFYVNAAPHIGHLYSMLIADTRNKWEKLNPSKESFMLTGTDEHGLKIQSTAEKLGLEPKTLVDKVSQNFSKLAEQFNVNYDRFIRTTDDDHIDLVRYFWNLMMERGFIYTDTHSGWYSISDETFFPETQIEEVVKNGKVVKISSETKNEVVYQEETNYFFKLSLFQKQLIQFLKQNPEFIKPTHRYQFILKELEDTKLPDLSISRPSSRLKWSIEVPNDNTQKIYVWFDALLNYLTATEFPQDFEVKDSKYITPENSIWPATHVIGKDIIRFHCIYWPIFLMAAGIELPKQVIVHSHWLCDGFKMSKSLGNVVDPMEISEYYGVDPVRFFLVENSNIDDDCKFSEELLQRSRDAVLGKYCNLISRIGGKNFSIEEAVKSCAGGEFNNIREIIETCTINKDSVDGLLSSSSKLTTDLNDLYNQMDHYFTNFEYIRAIQSWWSVINQANQIFQNAEPWTYVKLINSPDTPAELKEKYRVLTNYFVYLCGETARISSILIQPVMPQLSKKILDRLDVSGRTSDFATLGADLKYGSGANSKSHKVPLEKLAPRDIK; via the coding sequence ATGAGGTTCCAAATCAAGGGACCTTTTATCCAGTTTAGATATAAGTCTACAAAGCCATTTTACATAACAACACCTATATTCTATGTCAATGCGGCGCCCCATATAGGTCATTTGTATTCCATGTTGATAGCAGATACAAGAAACAAATGGGAGAAATTAAATCCACTGAAAGAATCATTTATGTTAACTGGTACCGATGAGCATGGTTTGAAAATCCAACTGACAGCTGAAAAGCTTGGGTTGGAACCTAAGACATTAGTCGACAAAGTGTCCCAAAACTTCTCCAAATTAGCAGAACAATTCAATGTTAATTATGACAGATTTATAAGAACCACAGATGACGATCATATTGACCTAGTTCGTTACTTTTGGAACTTGATGATGGAACGAGGGTTTATTTATACTGATACTCACAGTGGATGGTATTCCATCAGCGATGAAACCTTTTTCCCCGAGACGCAAATAGAAGAAGTGGTAAAAAATGGTAAAGTAGTGAAAATATCCAGTGAAACGAAAAATGAAGTTGTGTACCAGGAAGAAactaattattttttcaagttgTCGTTATTCCAAAAACAGTTGATTCAGTTTTTAAAGCAAAATCCAGAATTCATTAAACCAACACATAGATaccaatttattttaaaagaaCTAGAGGACACCAAGTTGcctgatttatcaatttcaagaCCATCTTCTAGATTGAAATGGAGTATTGAGGTACCTAATGACAACACGCAAAAGATTTATGTTTGGTTTGATGCGTTATTAAACTACTTGACTGCTACAGAGTTCCCCCAAGATTTTGAAGTAAAAGATTCAAAGTATATTACTCCTGAGAATAGTATATGGCCAGCGACTCATGTGATAGGAAAGGATATAATTCGTTTTCATTGTATCTACTGGCCCATTTTTTTGATGGCAGCTGGCATTGAGTTACCAAAACAAGTAATAGTGCACTCTCATTGGTTATGTGATGGGTTCAAAATGAGTAAAAGCTTGGGAAATGTGGTTGATCCAATGGAAATTAGCGAATATTATGGCGTTGACCCAGTGCGGTTTTTCCTTGTTGAAAACTCCAACATAGATGACGATTGTAAGTTTAGTGAAGAACTATTGCAAAGATCTAGAGATGCTGTTTTGGGAAAATATtgtaatttaatttcacGAATTGGTGGAAAGAACTTTAGCATTGAAGAAGCAGTGAAAAGTTGTGCGGGTGGtgaattcaacaacataCGTGAAATAATCGAAACCTGCACTATAAACAAGGATTCTGTTGATGGCCTTTTATCCTCGTCAAGCAAATTGACAACagatttaaatgatttgtATAATCAAATGGATCATTATTTCACAAACTTTGAATACATCAGAGCTATTCAAAGCTGGTGGTCTGTTATTAACCAAGCCAATCAAATTTTCCAGAATGCAGAGCCATGGACATACGTTAAGCTAATCAACTCACCCGATACCCCTGCTGAACTAAAGGAAAAATATAGAGTTCTTACTAactattttgtttatttatgTGGGGAAACTGCAAGAATATCATCCATTCTTATACAGCCAGTTATGCCTCAGttatcaaagaaaattctTGATAGATTAGATGTTTCTGGACGCACATCCGATTTTGCTACATTGGGAGCAGACTTGAAATATGGTTCCGGTGCTAATTCCAAGTCACATAAAGTTCCTTTAGAAAAACTTGCTCCAAGAGatattaaatga